In Candidatus Aegiribacteria sp., the DNA window CCCTGAATGGTACCAAGAATAATCGGGAATACACCTCCCCAGAACAGAATGAAGATCATTCCCAGCTGCATCTCGTTGAAAAGATGCTTCTGATATCTCAGATATGACATACCGAAAAACTGCGAAAGGGTCTCCGATTTGAACAGTATTATTGAAAGGGGCAGAAGAGCGATAGCTGACAGTGGTCTTGCCATCTCTATCATCAGGGAAAGAAACTTCCTGACATGTCCGGATGCACCCATCAAAAGACCAATCGGAATACCGATAATAACAGCAAGTGAAAATCCAAGAGTTATTCGAACAAGACTTACAGTCATACTCCAGATAAGGGACCCTGTTGATATCTGATCCTGAAACGGATGTATAAGGATCAGGAATACTTCTGCCGGAGAGGGCAGCAGAGTATCACAACCCTCTCCGGTAATAAGCGCCCACCATAATAGTAGTAAAACAGGGATAACCAGACCGGGAAGTCGATTTTTCAAACGTACGATCCGGGAAACCATTCTGCCGTTGCCCATTGTTGAGATTGAATCTACCTCAGATTTTCCGGCATAAGGGAGAAATCATAGAGGAAGCAGGCGTTCGCATCATCATCCTTCTCCGAAAGAGGACCGGTGAATGCTCCCAGATTTCTCATATTATCGAGTATGGCAACCATATTCTCGTGCCAGTCCAGAGAAACTTCCATACTGTATCCGCTGGTTGCCATTGAAACCTGTTCTACTTCAACGGGGTTGCCGATCCACTCTGCGGCTACGGCAGCTGCATCCTCAGGATTGTCATTGATATAGTCTGTTGCCGCCGCGAACAGTCTTAGAGACGCCGCTATTTCCAGTGGTTTCTCAGCAATTGCTGTTTCCGTTGCCGCAATAGCGCAGCATGGATGATTGAGAAAATCTCCTGGAGGAAGGTCTGAAAGCTCTGCAACGCATTTTCCTATTCCATTATGCTCAGCCATTGCACAGGCAGGGTTATTCGATACATACGCATCTATGGTTTCATTCTGAAGTGATGGATTCAGGTTGGGTTCTCCCTGTGCGTTGAAAAGAAGAATTTTCGAACCAGGTTCGGGATTTCCCTGCATGCTCCACGGAATTCCTGCCTCAGTAAGCGCCGATTCAAATATCAGAAGAGCAACAGCCTTCGGGCTTTTGAATCCTATGATAAGCGGTTCTTCGCTTTCATTCACCCAGTTTACGAAACTGTCCCAGTCATTGACCTCTTCATTATCGATTGATACAACAAGCATATCACCCCTGCTGTGAAGAGGGCTGATTATTTTGATCCCACTTCCCTGGTCAGCACTCGCGGCAAAAGGAATCACACCACCGAAACCTATGTCGAACAGTCCTGCGATCATATTGTTGGGAACGTTAATGGCTCCCTGTGACTGTACAAATTCTATTTCAGCCACTTTCTGCCCTTCCTCGATGAGGGCATAATAGCTTTCTCCAAGGGGTTCAAGGTAAATGCCGTAAATCGCGCTCATTCGTTCACCACGCAGAGCAGATACAAACACAGCCGTATGGTGATCATGCATGCAATGACCAACTTTCAGAAGAGTTACCTCTATCGAAAGATCAACTACCTGCTCCTGTATATTGGGATCCTCTGAAGTCTGAACCTGTTCAGCCTTCTCACCGCATCCTGCAATGATTATTGAAAATATTATTGAAAGGAACGCACCTTTGACCGAGATCTGCTTTTTCATGCATTTCTCCTTTTGAATTAAGAGTAATTACTACAACCTGCAGCATCAAATCTAAGATGTCACATATTTATCTCCTCTGAAAAATTATTCCGATATCTGCACTTCGCAATTT includes these proteins:
- a CDS encoding ABC transporter permease, translated to MKNRLPGLVIPVLLLLWWALITGEGCDTLLPSPAEVFLILIHPFQDQISTGSLIWSMTVSLVRITLGFSLAVIIGIPIGLLMGASGHVRKFLSLMIEMARPLSAIALLPLSIILFKSETLSQFFGMSYLRYQKHLFNEMQLGMIFILFWGGVFPIILGTIQGVRSVRKLHLEAAKVLGARKAFVFRHVMIPSALPDIFHGLKLGIGRCWMVIIAAEMLPGTNSGIGYLIRYSYQLSRYDIMLACLVIVAIIGAFFSKGLEALGEKSLVLRSRER
- a CDS encoding ABC transporter substrate-binding protein; amino-acid sequence: MKKQISVKGAFLSIIFSIIIAGCGEKAEQVQTSEDPNIQEQVVDLSIEVTLLKVGHCMHDHHTAVFVSALRGERMSAIYGIYLEPLGESYYALIEEGQKVAEIEFVQSQGAINVPNNMIAGLFDIGFGGVIPFAASADQGSGIKIISPLHSRGDMLVVSIDNEEVNDWDSFVNWVNESEEPLIIGFKSPKAVALLIFESALTEAGIPWSMQGNPEPGSKILLFNAQGEPNLNPSLQNETIDAYVSNNPACAMAEHNGIGKCVAELSDLPPGDFLNHPCCAIAATETAIAEKPLEIAASLRLFAAATDYINDNPEDAAAVAAEWIGNPVEVEQVSMATSGYSMEVSLDWHENMVAILDNMRNLGAFTGPLSEKDDDANACFLYDFSLMPENLR